One region of Peribacillus simplex genomic DNA includes:
- a CDS encoding TrkH family potassium uptake protein has protein sequence MLHSSKKHRRFNIIKLHPAHILLFGFSGLIFIGTCLLMIPAATSDRHHLSLIDALFESTSAVCVTGLGVVDTGTTFTLFGQIVLLILIQLGGWGFMTSSILMFIIIGKRIGLKQRLMLQESLNTFSVQGVIKLVQRIIIITLIIETIGAVALAIRWSQEMSWGKSVYYGIFHSISAFNNAGFGLEPDSLSKWVGDPTINLTITLLFMLGGIGFFVITDIYEQKKLKIKRLSLHTKITLLFTLLLNVVSTIIIFGLEFNNSATLGTLDIEDKWWAAYFQGVVPRTAGFNTVDISQLTLSSQVFMMGLMFIGAASGSTGGGIKVTTFALLLFALWAVITNKEDISIFKRRIPKSQVFRALSIAFSGVIFIFIILFLLTITEKGADMSKIVFETVSAFGTVGLSAGFTGELSPIGRILITIMMLVGRIGPLTMAFAIAIHSNDKSKIRYAEEKILIG, from the coding sequence ATGCTACATTCAAGTAAAAAACACCGTAGGTTTAACATTATTAAACTTCACCCAGCACATATTCTATTGTTTGGTTTTTCAGGGTTAATTTTTATTGGAACGTGTTTATTAATGATACCTGCTGCTACTAGTGACAGGCATCATCTCAGTTTAATTGACGCCCTTTTTGAATCTACTTCTGCTGTATGTGTAACGGGATTAGGAGTTGTAGACACTGGTACCACGTTTACATTGTTTGGACAGATCGTTTTGCTCATTCTAATTCAATTGGGTGGCTGGGGATTTATGACCAGCAGTATACTGATGTTTATTATCATAGGGAAAAGGATTGGCTTGAAACAAAGATTAATGCTTCAAGAGTCTTTGAACACGTTTTCCGTACAAGGTGTAATCAAACTAGTTCAACGAATTATTATCATTACGTTAATTATTGAAACCATAGGTGCTGTTGCTCTCGCCATTCGCTGGTCACAGGAAATGAGTTGGGGAAAATCCGTTTATTATGGAATATTTCATTCTATTTCGGCTTTTAACAACGCAGGATTTGGCTTAGAACCTGATAGCTTGAGTAAGTGGGTAGGCGACCCAACTATAAATCTTACTATTACTTTGTTGTTTATGCTTGGGGGAATCGGATTTTTTGTAATTACGGATATATATGAACAGAAAAAATTAAAAATAAAAAGATTATCCTTACACACCAAAATTACGTTATTATTTACCTTACTGTTAAATGTGGTGAGTACGATTATCATTTTTGGCTTAGAATTCAATAATTCTGCTACATTAGGAACATTGGATATAGAGGATAAATGGTGGGCTGCTTATTTTCAAGGTGTTGTCCCCCGTACTGCTGGCTTCAATACTGTCGATATAAGCCAACTTACATTAAGTTCTCAAGTATTTATGATGGGATTAATGTTTATAGGGGCAGCTTCAGGGTCAACAGGTGGCGGAATAAAAGTAACGACTTTTGCTTTGTTACTTTTTGCCCTATGGGCAGTCATTACCAATAAGGAAGATATAAGCATCTTTAAACGAAGAATTCCAAAATCTCAGGTTTTTAGAGCTTTATCAATTGCTTTTTCTGGGGTAATATTTATTTTTATAATTTTGTTTTTACTAACTATAACAGAAAAAGGGGCTGACATGTCCAAGATAGTATTTGAAACGGTCTCTGCTTTTGGAACAGTTGGATTAAGTGCTGGATTTACTGGGGAACTAAGCCCTATCGGACGTATTTTGATTACAATTATGATGTTGGTGGGCAGGATTGGACCTCTGACTATGGCGTTTGCAATTGCTATTCATTCAAATGATAAATCAAAAATTCGTTATGCAGAAGAAAAAATCTTAATTGGATAA
- a CDS encoding 2-hydroxycarboxylate transporter family protein has protein sequence MQSAKKMKPLPYIEENGDNQSFLSKLKEVKVGVIPLPLYIALALIIYGASVYNQLPPDMIGGFAVIMVMGILLGDIGLKIPIVKDIGGPAILALLIPSIMVFYNLVNPAAMEAVTTLMKTSNFLYLYISCLVAGSILGMNRQVLLQGFTRMFVPLVVGTLVSVAAGVLVGSLLGYDLKHTFFFIVVPIIGGGIGEGILPLSLAYSQILGASAETFVSQMIPAAVIGNIIAIICAGLLKRLGEKKPELTGNGVLVKTKGGDGIIQETNINKPVDFSLMGAGLLIACGFFIFGSLAHKFLGIPGPVLMIVAATLVKCLKVMPAKMEQGAYHLYKFISTSLTWPLMVGLGMLYIPLEDVVKIITPAYVLVCSVVVITMVGTGYVVGKFMNMYPVDSAIVTGCHSGLGGTGDVAILSASNRMSLMPFAQVSTRLGGAATVILATLLMKLLS, from the coding sequence ATGCAATCTGCAAAGAAAATGAAACCGCTTCCTTATATTGAAGAAAACGGAGATAACCAAAGCTTTTTATCCAAACTTAAAGAGGTGAAAGTAGGCGTTATTCCGCTACCTCTTTATATAGCCTTGGCGCTTATTATTTATGGTGCATCAGTATATAATCAGCTACCGCCTGATATGATTGGTGGTTTTGCCGTTATCATGGTTATGGGAATTTTACTTGGGGATATTGGGTTGAAAATTCCTATAGTGAAAGATATTGGTGGTCCGGCGATTTTAGCGCTCTTAATCCCGTCTATTATGGTATTTTATAATTTGGTTAATCCGGCTGCAATGGAAGCGGTAACAACCTTGATGAAAACATCTAACTTCCTTTACCTTTATATATCTTGTTTAGTTGCAGGCAGTATTCTTGGTATGAACCGTCAAGTATTATTACAAGGATTTACGCGTATGTTTGTTCCACTCGTGGTAGGAACGCTTGTTTCTGTTGCAGCAGGAGTTTTAGTAGGTTCATTGTTAGGATATGATCTAAAACATACATTCTTCTTTATTGTTGTACCAATTATTGGCGGAGGAATTGGAGAAGGAATCTTACCGCTTTCCCTGGCATATTCTCAAATTTTAGGTGCATCTGCTGAAACATTTGTATCCCAAATGATTCCGGCAGCTGTCATTGGAAATATCATAGCGATTATTTGTGCCGGTTTACTGAAACGTTTAGGGGAGAAAAAACCGGAACTTACTGGTAATGGTGTATTAGTGAAAACGAAAGGTGGCGACGGGATCATCCAAGAAACAAATATTAATAAACCTGTTGATTTTTCACTAATGGGTGCCGGATTATTGATTGCCTGCGGTTTCTTCATCTTCGGAAGCCTAGCGCATAAATTTCTTGGCATTCCAGGTCCTGTACTCATGATTGTAGCTGCAACACTTGTCAAATGTTTGAAAGTGATGCCTGCAAAAATGGAACAAGGCGCCTATCATTTATACAAATTTATTTCCACAAGTTTAACATGGCCTCTAATGGTTGGTTTAGGTATGCTCTATATCCCATTAGAAGATGTAGTCAAAATTATAACTCCAGCTTATGTTTTAGTTTGTTCTGTAGTTGTTATAACGATGGTAGGGACTGGGTATGTTGTTGGGAAGTTTATGAATATGTATCCAGTTGATTCAGCAATTGTAACAGGCTGTCACAGCGGTTTAGGAGGAACAGGCGATGTAGCCATTTTATCAGCTTCCAACCGTATGTCATTAATGCCGTTTGCACAAGTTTCAACAAGACTTGGCGGTGCTGCCACTGTTATATTAGCAACACTCTTAATGAAATTATTAAGTTAA
- a CDS encoding DHA2 family efflux MFS transporter permease subunit codes for MILGAFLATLNQTIMSVATPELMVDFNISAATAQWLTTGYLLVNGILIPITAYFMQRFTTRQLFLASMVIFLAGTIVSAVATTFPVLLTGRMIQAAGAGIIMPLLTNVIFTIYPPNKRGAAMGMVGFAIIFAPAIGPTLAGYILENYEWELMFYGMIPFTLLVIIFGFIYLKNVSEQVITKMDIISVILSTIGFGTLLYGFSRAGSEGWSSSEVLVSIAVGVSALGLFTRRQLTSQNPLLDLRAFKYNMFSLTAIINIAVTMVMYADMMLLPLYLQSARGYTALESGLLLLPGALVMGFLMPITGRLFDRYGAKWLSIIGLIITIITTIGFIDLTDSTSYTYLVLMSTGRRIGMALMLMPIQTAGLNQLPSSLTAHGTAISNTIRQVAGAVGTSLLVTVMTNRTETHFKEMMSTGGNMASQKHMITEATIQGINDAYVVIIGIGLIGLILSFFIKRVGQVSEEDSGAKIQKVKRLKKA; via the coding sequence ATGATTTTGGGGGCTTTTCTAGCCACACTAAATCAGACAATCATGAGCGTTGCAACCCCAGAACTAATGGTTGATTTTAATATTTCGGCGGCAACTGCACAATGGCTGACAACTGGCTATTTGCTAGTGAATGGTATTCTAATTCCAATCACAGCGTATTTCATGCAAAGGTTCACCACCCGCCAGCTTTTTCTAGCTTCGATGGTAATCTTTCTTGCAGGCACGATAGTATCTGCTGTAGCAACAACCTTTCCGGTTCTTTTGACTGGGCGCATGATTCAGGCAGCGGGAGCTGGCATTATTATGCCACTACTTACGAATGTCATTTTCACAATCTATCCTCCCAATAAAAGAGGTGCAGCCATGGGAATGGTAGGCTTTGCGATCATTTTTGCGCCTGCCATCGGTCCTACTCTAGCAGGATATATCCTGGAAAACTATGAATGGGAATTAATGTTCTACGGCATGATTCCGTTTACCCTTTTGGTGATTATCTTCGGCTTTATTTACCTGAAGAACGTCTCGGAACAAGTTATCACCAAGATGGACATTATAAGTGTAATCCTTTCTACTATAGGGTTTGGCACTCTGTTATATGGCTTCAGCCGAGCCGGCAGTGAAGGCTGGTCCAGCAGTGAAGTGCTTGTATCTATTGCCGTAGGAGTCTCAGCACTTGGACTTTTTACCCGGAGGCAGTTAACTTCTCAGAATCCCCTGTTGGATCTGCGGGCCTTCAAGTACAATATGTTCTCCCTTACAGCCATTATCAACATTGCGGTTACCATGGTTATGTATGCAGATATGATGTTGCTTCCACTGTACTTGCAAAGTGCACGCGGCTACACAGCTTTAGAATCCGGATTGTTACTTCTCCCCGGTGCGCTTGTGATGGGATTCTTAATGCCTATTACAGGTAGGCTGTTTGATCGATATGGTGCAAAATGGCTGTCCATAATTGGGTTAATAATTACGATTATTACAACTATCGGCTTTATTGATTTGACAGATTCAACTAGCTATACCTATTTAGTTCTCATGTCTACGGGCCGTCGAATTGGAATGGCGCTGATGCTTATGCCTATTCAAACAGCAGGTTTAAATCAATTGCCTTCAAGCTTGACTGCTCATGGTACAGCAATATCCAATACCATTAGGCAAGTAGCAGGCGCAGTTGGTACTTCCCTTCTTGTAACAGTAATGACGAACCGCACCGAAACACATTTTAAGGAAATGATGTCCACTGGCGGAAATATGGCAAGTCAAAAACATATGATAACAGAAGCCACCATTCAGGGCATTAATGATGCTTATGTTGTAATTATCGGAATTGGACTAATTGGATTAATTCTTTCGTTTTTTATAAAACGTGTTGGGCAAGTCTCTGAGGAAGATTCTGGTGCTAAAATACAAAAAGTTAAGAGACTTAAGAAAGCATAA
- a CDS encoding response regulator, producing MIRVLIVEDDPMVAEFNKRYLEQVEGFQLVSVVSSVNEALNLLEKQTIDLILLDIFIPGMNGLDLLLLIRETGMKADVIFITAASDMNRIQTALRYGAVDYLIKPFEFDRFNEALSAYREKFMFMKNQHVLSQKELDRQILRKNPRVMAEELPKGLTQGTLQIIWETAQSMGGSPFSTEEIAGRVGISRVSVRKYLKFLSDMDALYVQVHYGTIGRPIYQYKYNEAKENIIKKFL from the coding sequence ATGATACGTGTGCTCATCGTAGAGGACGATCCGATGGTAGCGGAGTTTAACAAACGCTATCTGGAGCAAGTAGAAGGATTTCAGCTAGTGTCTGTTGTTTCTTCTGTAAATGAAGCTTTAAACCTATTGGAGAAACAGACAATCGATTTAATTTTACTAGATATTTTTATACCTGGGATGAATGGATTGGATTTGTTGTTGCTTATAAGGGAAACAGGGATGAAAGCAGATGTAATTTTTATTACAGCTGCTTCGGATATGAATAGGATTCAAACAGCACTGCGGTACGGAGCAGTTGATTACTTAATTAAGCCCTTTGAATTTGACCGATTTAATGAAGCTTTATCAGCCTATCGAGAGAAATTCATGTTTATGAAAAATCAGCATGTATTAAGTCAAAAGGAGTTAGATCGGCAAATCCTTCGCAAGAATCCAAGAGTAATGGCAGAAGAACTGCCGAAAGGATTGACACAAGGTACGTTACAAATAATATGGGAAACAGCACAAAGCATGGGTGGGTCTCCGTTTTCAACTGAAGAGATCGCAGGCCGTGTCGGCATCTCAAGGGTATCGGTAAGAAAGTATTTAAAATTTTTGAGTGACATGGATGCTCTTTATGTTCAAGTTCATTATGGAACCATAGGGAGACCGATTTACCAATATAAGTATAATGAAGCAAAAGAAAATATAATTAAAAAATTCCTTTAA
- a CDS encoding TetR/AcrR family transcriptional regulator: protein MDNYKGHTDPRILRTRLLIKEAFIDLLQEMDIERMSVSRIAERATISRVTFYLHYRDIPDMLEKMADDMIEDIQPAVNSQPVNEGAAADTDFVMLVRMLDHIAKHAKFYKVILGSKRVPIFTERLLNMLTEIITARLEVLGNDSFFYKAGIQKDIAIWHGSSALIGTIVSWLRNDMPYTPHFLAKQHFLLYHFQDKNS, encoded by the coding sequence GTGGATAATTACAAGGGTCATACAGACCCACGAATTCTTCGTACGCGGCTTTTAATAAAAGAAGCTTTTATTGATTTGCTGCAGGAAATGGATATTGAGAGAATGTCTGTTAGCCGCATAGCGGAGCGCGCTACAATTAGCCGTGTTACGTTTTACCTCCATTATCGGGATATACCGGATATGTTAGAGAAAATGGCTGATGATATGATTGAAGATATTCAGCCCGCAGTGAACAGTCAGCCTGTGAACGAGGGTGCTGCCGCCGATACGGATTTTGTAATGCTGGTGCGGATGCTTGATCATATTGCTAAACATGCTAAATTTTATAAAGTGATATTAGGTTCGAAGAGGGTACCTATCTTTACTGAACGCTTGTTAAATATGCTAACTGAAATAATAACTGCAAGGTTAGAGGTTTTGGGAAATGATTCTTTCTTTTATAAAGCAGGAATTCAAAAGGATATAGCAATTTGGCATGGATCTTCAGCTTTGATAGGCACTATAGTTTCTTGGCTGCGAAACGACATGCCGTATACACCGCATTTTCTCGCAAAACAGCACTTCTTGCTCTACCATTTTCAAGATAAAAATTCTTAA
- a CDS encoding YolD-like family protein: protein MFLKELSKNCLMTITYYQNESLQICKGRICNLDLHQQTLSLKVEQQKVLTIRLSGIKEIHESL, encoded by the coding sequence ATGTTCTTAAAAGAATTATCAAAAAATTGCTTAATGACCATTACCTATTATCAGAATGAATCGTTACAAATATGTAAGGGCCGTATTTGTAACCTTGATTTACATCAACAAACCCTGTCTTTAAAAGTTGAACAGCAAAAGGTTCTGACCATTCGTTTATCCGGTATTAAGGAAATTCATGAATCGCTTTAA
- the dcuS gene encoding DcuS/MalK family sensor histidine kinase, whose translation MKGRKWSLQVTITILVCSVVALSLLVTDLLISRTIAASIEKDQEEKATNVARMVAHSQLVTETLGKQEKESSIQEFAEETRRLTNVQFVVVMDMNKIRKSHPDPAKIGKQFVGGDETIALHGKEHISVSKGTLGTSLRSFTPIFDRKGKQLGVVAVGISLNDVQKAVSQGRKNTYTGTLFGIAAGILGAILLARYVRRILFGLEPFAIAKLFQERDAILQSVREGIIAVDQESRITMVNKTALRLFNKAGLTQEPLGMKLEEYLSNSRLCRILETGKTELDEEMVLNGITLVVNRVPIFLNDKIVGAVSTFRDKTEIQQLAEQLTGVRSYAEALRAQSHEFMNKLHVILGMSHMGYHDKMTNYIKELVNHRNNEIDAITRNIKDPVLAGFLIGKLSHAREADAELNITSERQVPEPLNSYMSHELITILGNLIDNALESLTSCPRKQIEVHFDYGDDILTIEVKDTGVGMEKGTQDYMFERGFSTKGKERGLGLFLVNQSLERLGGDLEISSKPSQGTRFVVYIPYDCKGDTE comes from the coding sequence ATGAAAGGAAGAAAATGGAGCCTACAAGTGACAATAACGATATTGGTTTGTAGTGTAGTAGCTCTTTCATTGCTCGTGACTGATTTACTAATCAGTAGAACAATAGCGGCGAGCATAGAAAAGGATCAGGAAGAAAAAGCAACAAATGTGGCGCGTATGGTAGCACATTCACAACTTGTAACGGAAACTTTGGGTAAGCAAGAAAAGGAAAGTTCTATTCAAGAGTTTGCAGAGGAAACACGCCGTCTTACTAATGTACAATTTGTTGTGGTGATGGATATGAATAAAATCCGTAAGTCGCATCCCGATCCTGCCAAGATAGGAAAGCAATTCGTCGGCGGGGATGAGACGATTGCCTTACATGGAAAAGAACATATTTCTGTATCAAAGGGCACTTTAGGGACATCCCTTCGTTCCTTTACACCAATTTTCGACCGTAAGGGTAAGCAACTAGGTGTTGTAGCGGTAGGTATTTCCTTAAATGACGTTCAAAAAGCTGTAAGTCAAGGTCGAAAAAATACCTATACGGGAACCTTATTTGGAATAGCAGCGGGCATCTTAGGTGCTATACTATTGGCAAGGTATGTCAGGAGAATTCTTTTTGGTCTGGAGCCCTTTGCTATAGCTAAGTTATTTCAAGAGCGAGATGCTATCTTGCAATCAGTAAGGGAGGGAATTATAGCCGTTGACCAGGAGTCCCGGATTACAATGGTAAACAAAACGGCTTTACGTTTATTCAATAAGGCAGGGTTAACTCAAGAACCGTTGGGAATGAAACTGGAAGAATACTTGTCGAACTCAAGACTGTGCAGGATATTGGAGACCGGGAAAACAGAGTTAGACGAAGAGATGGTTTTAAACGGTATCACTTTGGTGGTAAACCGTGTGCCGATTTTTTTAAATGACAAGATAGTGGGAGCAGTTTCGACATTCCGTGATAAAACAGAAATTCAACAACTCGCTGAACAATTGACTGGGGTACGTTCGTATGCAGAGGCGCTCCGTGCTCAATCTCATGAGTTTATGAATAAGCTGCATGTTATTTTAGGAATGTCACATATGGGTTATCATGATAAAATGACAAATTATATAAAGGAATTGGTAAATCATCGAAACAATGAAATTGATGCTATAACCAGAAATATAAAAGATCCTGTCCTGGCAGGATTTCTGATAGGAAAATTAAGTCATGCTCGTGAAGCCGATGCGGAGTTAAATATAACGAGCGAACGTCAAGTGCCTGAGCCGCTTAATTCTTATATGTCCCACGAGCTAATTACAATATTGGGGAATTTAATCGACAATGCTCTAGAATCACTAACAAGCTGTCCGCGTAAGCAAATAGAAGTGCATTTTGATTACGGAGATGATATCTTAACAATCGAAGTAAAGGACACCGGAGTCGGGATGGAAAAGGGAACGCAAGATTATATGTTCGAAAGAGGATTTTCTACTAAGGGAAAAGAAAGGGGATTAGGACTTTTTTTAGTCAATCAAAGCCTGGAAAGGCTTGGTGGAGATTTAGAAATCTCCTCTAAGCCATCTCAAGGAACGAGATTTGTTGTTTATATACCATATGATTGCAAGGGTGATACAGAATGA